One Candidatus Thermodiscus eudorianus DNA segment encodes these proteins:
- a CDS encoding radical SAM protein: MGRCRLCGRESQLVSGRLGVCAGCLRERPQEALEVAWRARRSWRRALGLPVEPPSGPGGVPCRICVNECRIREGGLGYCGVWRNRGGRLEPVEGHGVLVGFTYLDPLPTNCVSTPVCPAATSRGYPRYTDVPGPERGFYNLAVFMGGCPLDCAFCQNPEHKTMLVARPGFGRRLLTVEELVERALDPRVRCICYFGGDPTPQAPQLVAASRRILEEARRRGQVFKRICWETDGLANPGIMRAMARVSLESGGIVKVDWKAWTPSIYEALTGARGEKAVKRLMENTRIVAELAGERPEPPLLVVSTLLVPGYVGPGEVYRIASYLATLDPMPPLVLLAFHPDHLMPDLPPTSRDHVERAVEAARRAGLREVYVGNEWLVGNAYSVEGWWDPG, from the coding sequence TTGGGTAGGTGTAGGCTCTGCGGCCGAGAGAGCCAGCTGGTTTCGGGACGGCTCGGTGTATGTGCTGGGTGCCTCCGGGAGAGGCCGCAGGAGGCCCTTGAGGTGGCTTGGCGTGCTAGGAGGTCTTGGAGGCGTGCTCTAGGGCTCCCCGTCGAGCCTCCTAGCGGGCCTGGAGGGGTCCCTTGTAGGATCTGTGTCAACGAGTGTAGGATCCGGGAGGGTGGCCTCGGCTACTGTGGCGTGTGGAGGAATCGTGGGGGTAGGCTTGAACCGGTGGAGGGTCATGGCGTGCTAGTGGGCTTCACATACCTTGACCCGCTCCCGACTAACTGTGTGTCGACGCCCGTATGCCCGGCCGCGACTTCGAGGGGCTATCCTAGGTACACGGATGTGCCTGGGCCTGAGAGGGGCTTCTATAATCTAGCGGTGTTCATGGGCGGTTGCCCCCTGGACTGTGCCTTCTGCCAGAACCCGGAGCACAAGACTATGCTCGTGGCCAGGCCAGGGTTTGGGAGGAGGCTCTTGACCGTGGAGGAGTTGGTGGAGAGGGCACTGGATCCCAGGGTCAGGTGTATATGCTATTTCGGCGGCGATCCTACTCCCCAGGCCCCACAGCTGGTGGCCGCTTCCAGGCGTATCTTGGAGGAGGCTCGGAGGAGGGGTCAGGTCTTTAAGAGGATCTGCTGGGAGACCGATGGCTTAGCCAATCCCGGTATTATGAGGGCTATGGCCAGGGTCAGCCTTGAGAGCGGTGGCATAGTTAAGGTGGACTGGAAGGCGTGGACGCCCAGTATATACGAGGCTCTCACGGGTGCCCGTGGCGAGAAGGCGGTGAAGAGGCTCATGGAGAATACCAGGATAGTCGCCGAGCTCGCCGGGGAGAGGCCCGAGCCGCCGCTCCTGGTCGTGAGCACGCTGCTCGTGCCGGGCTATGTGGGGCCCGGTGAAGTCTATAGGATCGCCAGCTACCTGGCCACCCTGGACCCTATGCCCCCGTTGGTGCTTTTGGCCTTCCACCCGGACCATTTGATGCCGGACCTGCCCCCGACTAGCAGGGATCACGTTGAGAGGGCTGTGGAGGCCGCTAGGAGGGCTGGCTTGAGGGAGGTCTACGTTGGTAATGAGTGGCTTGTCGGCAACGCGTATAGCGTGGAGGGGTGGTGGGATCCCGGCTAG
- a CDS encoding prephenate dehydrogenase, producing the protein MPGLGVIGAGRLGLTIARFAKASGIEVIVYDRSSDALAHAERGGLSTAESLEELARDSDYVMIAVPHDGIAGVIESLARLGPVLDGRLVFDINTFKLDTIGYYSLLGPGVGVASAHPMFGSGARDPARHAVLIVPVPGREGYRELQGLFDSMGFKTFLVDAEMHDELMGVIVGLPYLIATLASHALSELDREGLLEYAMEYSGTTFKLLTVLAGSVARDSGEFIEYVLSNRNTRKTIERVYRFMERLLGDTRVGVEKLKGLRGPLGAGWVEDAYRRLYCLVEECL; encoded by the coding sequence GTGCCGGGGCTAGGGGTCATCGGGGCAGGCAGGCTTGGGCTTACGATAGCCCGCTTCGCCAAGGCCTCGGGTATAGAGGTCATAGTCTATGACAGGAGTAGCGACGCCCTTGCACACGCTGAGAGAGGGGGCCTGTCGACGGCTGAGAGCCTGGAGGAGCTGGCTAGGGATAGCGATTATGTGATGATAGCGGTCCCCCACGATGGGATAGCCGGTGTTATCGAGTCGCTCGCCCGGCTGGGGCCGGTGCTTGACGGGCGCCTGGTCTTCGATATAAACACGTTCAAGCTCGACACTATAGGGTACTACAGCCTCCTCGGCCCCGGCGTGGGGGTTGCGAGCGCCCACCCCATGTTCGGGTCCGGTGCGAGGGACCCGGCTAGGCACGCGGTCCTGATAGTCCCTGTGCCGGGCAGAGAGGGCTACCGGGAGCTCCAGGGCCTGTTCGACTCTATGGGTTTCAAGACCTTCCTAGTCGACGCCGAAATGCATGACGAGTTGATGGGAGTCATAGTCGGGCTCCCATACCTCATCGCCACACTGGCCTCACACGCTTTATCGGAGCTAGACAGAGAGGGGCTACTGGAGTACGCTATGGAGTACTCGGGGACGACCTTCAAGCTGTTAACGGTACTGGCCGGGTCTGTGGCCAGGGATAGCGGTGAGTTCATAGAGTACGTGCTCTCCAACAGAAACACGCGTAAGACGATCGAGAGGGTCTACAGGTTCATGGAGAGACTCCTGGGAGACACGCGGGTGGGCGTGGAGAAGCTCAAGGGGCTGCGAGGCCCTCTAGGAGCTGGGTGGGTTGAGGATGCATATAGGCGGCTCTACTGCCTAGTAGAAGAGTGCCTGTAG
- a CDS encoding flavin reductase family protein, with translation MAFTELPEGYRFYYTLHPRPTIVLITVCPNGRINAMPASWNTPVSEEPPTVAIAVDRESYTHECLEHHPEATINVPPASLIDTVYGLGSVSGREVDKPSLFKLSLEPSDTVKPPRWSDAIAVLESSVEGKLGVGEVTLYVFKILKALVKPGLYTRWGWDFKKTNILLHGAGRAFYMVGRFMKASRK, from the coding sequence ATGGCCTTCACAGAACTCCCAGAGGGCTACAGGTTCTACTACACGCTCCACCCGAGGCCAACGATAGTATTAATCACAGTCTGCCCCAACGGGAGGATCAACGCCATGCCAGCCTCATGGAACACGCCCGTCTCAGAGGAACCCCCTACCGTAGCCATAGCCGTGGATAGGGAATCCTACACCCACGAATGCCTAGAGCACCACCCCGAGGCGACTATCAACGTGCCGCCAGCCAGCCTCATAGACACCGTCTACGGGCTGGGGAGCGTGAGCGGGCGCGAGGTCGATAAGCCAAGCCTCTTCAAGCTATCACTCGAACCAAGCGATACCGTGAAGCCTCCCAGGTGGAGCGATGCCATAGCAGTGCTGGAGTCCTCTGTCGAGGGCAAGCTCGGAGTCGGCGAGGTGACACTATACGTGTTCAAGATCCTCAAGGCCCTGGTGAAGCCAGGACTATACACCCGGTGGGGATGGGACTTCAAGAAGACGAACATACTACTCCACGGAGCCGGCAGAGCCTTCTACATGGTAGGCCGCTTCATGAAAGCCTCCCGGAAATAG
- a CDS encoding cation:proton antiporter: protein MLYRRWRGAKRFVAGSTIAVVALAGSMLLRSRFEYSLELYTLSVVSLLLASGALIAESLGITPAVIEIILGVLAGLSGLPTAESVELLGLIGSVFIMYMAGLEIDPGLLRRMIGPSLLSGFISFLAPALTAFAALYYLGYGVAESWLAAIGTATTSVAVVYAIIRKRALTRRPLGQLILATAMIADVTSILAFVLVQAGITLPVILYFIGLVVAVWALSRFLEWASGGEHEVELRLILSFLIAAALISEYVGVHAILFAFLLGIANKKTVQKSRYLEDKLVALTFGLLAPVFFINAGLHATPEDPILYAKLAGLLLATTFPVKILATHITLNKLSPRRLKLRLSSVFGARLTVSTVIAFTGEATGVLSQDLAGAVIMSALIATIAAALIAGAPLPEET, encoded by the coding sequence TTGCTGTATAGGCGGTGGAGGGGGGCCAAGCGCTTCGTAGCGGGATCGACGATAGCAGTGGTAGCGCTAGCCGGGTCGATGCTTCTGAGGTCGCGGTTCGAGTACAGCCTCGAACTCTACACGCTCAGCGTTGTAAGCCTGCTCCTAGCCTCGGGAGCCCTCATAGCCGAGTCCCTGGGCATAACGCCCGCCGTGATCGAGATCATACTAGGCGTGCTGGCCGGGCTCTCGGGACTGCCCACAGCGGAGTCGGTCGAGCTGTTGGGGTTGATTGGGAGCGTGTTCATAATGTACATGGCCGGGCTCGAAATCGATCCCGGACTCCTGAGGAGGATGATCGGGCCGAGCCTGCTATCCGGTTTCATAAGCTTCCTAGCCCCAGCCCTCACCGCCTTCGCAGCACTCTACTACCTGGGCTACGGCGTCGCAGAGTCATGGCTAGCCGCTATAGGCACCGCGACCACGAGCGTCGCGGTAGTCTACGCTATCATAAGGAAGAGGGCGTTGACTAGGAGGCCCCTGGGCCAGCTGATACTGGCCACCGCCATGATAGCCGATGTGACTAGCATACTGGCCTTCGTCCTAGTACAGGCGGGGATCACACTGCCAGTCATCCTGTACTTCATCGGGCTGGTGGTGGCGGTGTGGGCTCTCTCAAGATTCCTTGAGTGGGCCAGCGGCGGGGAGCACGAGGTGGAGCTGAGGCTCATACTATCGTTCCTGATAGCGGCGGCCCTCATAAGCGAGTACGTCGGGGTACACGCGATACTCTTCGCCTTCCTACTGGGGATAGCCAACAAGAAGACCGTGCAGAAGAGCAGGTACCTTGAGGACAAGCTAGTCGCCCTCACATTCGGCCTACTAGCCCCGGTATTCTTCATCAACGCCGGGCTACACGCGACCCCCGAAGACCCAATCCTCTACGCGAAACTGGCCGGTCTCCTGCTAGCGACAACGTTCCCAGTCAAGATCCTCGCCACCCACATCACGCTGAACAAGCTGAGCCCGAGGCGCCTGAAACTCCGCCTGTCAAGCGTATTCGGCGCACGCCTAACGGTATCAACAGTGATAGCATTCACCGGGGAAGCCACCGGAGTACTCTCCCAAGACCTAGCAGGGGCAGTGATAATGTCGGCCCTGATAGCCACGATAGCGGCCGCCCTGATAGCCGGGGCACCGCTACCAGAAGAGACGTGA
- a CDS encoding UbiD family decarboxylase: MCQAYYAVDARLVGMAVEGLYLADPLRDLRSYIEWLEEREALIRVGEELSPVLEIPAFLRRVMYRRGPAVLFEAVKGYPGWRIAGNLFPSLELFKEALGVERLEEVGERLTGLMGRGPPMGLMDKLRGLLDAGSLAKMLPRKTSRARFTGNVVEASAGPLEMLPAFKTWPLDGGRYLTFPLVVTRDPVDGVYNIGVYRVMIVDGSRAVIHWQIHKRGAKAYFDSSDKLPVAIVLGSDPGTLFTGVAPVPHPMDKYFFAGIVRGRGLELYELPSGLMVPANAEVVIEGYVRRGELAEEGPFGDHWGYYDKPVEKYPVFHVERMYYRDDPIYYGSVVGMPPLEDAVIGKAVERVFLPIIKMLLPEVVDMDFPVYGVFQGLLVVSIRKRYPGHAKKVMSALWGLGQTSLTKIIVVVDEDIDVHDMNQVIWAVSSHVNPERDVVILQHAHTDALDPAMTAPGLGSKLGIDATRKLPEENNGREWPRQVEEDPAVSSRIEELVDKYLPGTRA; this comes from the coding sequence ATGTGTCAGGCATATTACGCTGTTGACGCCCGTCTAGTGGGCATGGCTGTGGAGGGACTCTACTTGGCTGATCCGCTGAGAGATTTGAGGTCATACATCGAGTGGCTCGAAGAGAGGGAGGCCCTGATCCGTGTAGGGGAGGAGTTGAGCCCGGTACTTGAGATACCGGCTTTCCTGCGCAGGGTAATGTACCGCCGTGGCCCGGCGGTCTTGTTCGAGGCTGTCAAGGGCTATCCTGGCTGGAGGATCGCCGGAAACCTGTTCCCAAGCCTAGAGCTGTTCAAGGAGGCCCTCGGCGTTGAGAGGCTGGAGGAAGTCGGTGAGAGGCTGACTGGCCTCATGGGTAGGGGGCCTCCGATGGGGTTAATGGATAAGCTAAGGGGCCTCCTAGACGCGGGTAGCCTGGCTAAGATGCTACCTAGGAAAACGAGTAGGGCGAGATTCACGGGTAACGTTGTCGAGGCCAGCGCCGGGCCGCTGGAGATGCTCCCGGCCTTCAAGACCTGGCCCTTGGACGGGGGCCGCTACCTCACGTTCCCCCTGGTGGTCACTAGGGATCCGGTCGACGGGGTGTATAACATTGGCGTGTACAGGGTTATGATCGTCGACGGCTCTAGGGCCGTCATACACTGGCAGATCCATAAGAGGGGTGCAAAGGCCTACTTCGACTCAAGCGATAAGCTGCCGGTTGCGATAGTCTTGGGGAGCGATCCGGGAACCCTCTTCACCGGCGTGGCCCCCGTCCCGCACCCGATGGACAAGTACTTCTTCGCTGGCATAGTGCGTGGGAGGGGCCTCGAACTCTACGAGCTGCCCAGCGGCCTGATGGTCCCTGCCAACGCGGAGGTCGTCATAGAGGGCTATGTTAGGAGGGGCGAGCTGGCGGAGGAGGGTCCCTTCGGGGACCACTGGGGCTACTATGACAAGCCCGTCGAAAAGTACCCCGTGTTCCACGTCGAGAGGATGTATTATAGGGACGACCCCATATACTATGGTAGCGTTGTCGGCATGCCTCCCCTGGAGGACGCGGTTATCGGGAAGGCGGTTGAGAGGGTCTTCCTACCCATTATAAAGATGCTGTTGCCCGAGGTCGTCGACATGGATTTCCCCGTCTACGGCGTCTTCCAGGGGCTGCTGGTTGTGTCTATTAGGAAGAGGTATCCGGGCCATGCGAAGAAGGTTATGAGCGCCCTCTGGGGGCTGGGGCAGACCAGCCTGACCAAGATAATAGTAGTTGTCGACGAGGATATAGACGTTCATGACATGAACCAGGTCATATGGGCCGTGTCAAGCCACGTAAACCCCGAGAGAGACGTGGTAATCCTACAACACGCACACACAGACGCCCTAGACCCGGCAATGACCGCGCCAGGACTAGGAAGCAAGCTCGGCATCGATGCAACAAGAAAACTCCCCGAGGAGAACAACGGCCGAGAATGGCCGAGGCAGGTAGAGGAAGACCCCGCAGTATCGAGTAGGATAGAAGAGCTAGTCGACAAGTACCTACCAGGGACACGGGCCTAG
- a CDS encoding KamA family radical SAM protein codes for MAVKTLRLQPPETLPIKVRYYLEDVEEARVDILAQVQWRYEPVTKEDVEKMWAEAPAIYAILSEAASLEEAREKLYEYLSKWEAKLRNGEVDLHPIDYWLAIQAINNFKNILSKRNEKIAKFSTLEYLYRLAKNDPKVYNEVGKGFVEEFKHLFKAIHGTAKFSMGWLGEKFGGEEPILEFLQSRGLKAAKLRSNYLDKVGKFVLDYVERYRSGLDPKVIEERKKNRQKILDYLGATLDDWYFYPWQFRNIFKNMKHLEMLKELVPLTEEDIENIKTALENRIPFGITPYYLSLFDFTRADRKYDPVVRSQVIPPRWYVEVMAKHKRDRRFVFDFMREGDTSPHDLITRRYPLVAIIKVADTCPQICVYCQRNWEIESALFPEGILNMRRIERAIEWMAQHETIIDVLLTGGEPMILGDKRLERILDKLSEVDHIKNIRIGSRILVTVPMRITDETAELLGSYIEPGKRNLAFVTHFEGAEEVTPEVAEAVKKLRKNGVYVYNQQVFRFWTSRRFQYVALRIALKKVGIDPYYNFYPKGKFEQKDFLVPIARIMQERKEEARLLPGIFRTDEPVFNVPALGKNHIRAWQDRELIAVTPKYGNRVYLWHPWEKGIAPITPWPYIDVPIYDYLKRLEEAGEDPKEYETIWYYY; via the coding sequence TTGGCAGTAAAGACCCTCCGCCTGCAGCCGCCCGAGACTCTTCCTATCAAGGTAAGATACTACCTGGAAGACGTCGAGGAGGCAAGAGTCGACATCCTAGCACAAGTCCAGTGGCGCTACGAGCCCGTGACCAAGGAAGACGTCGAGAAGATGTGGGCAGAAGCCCCGGCCATATACGCTATACTCTCAGAAGCCGCTAGCCTTGAGGAGGCCCGCGAGAAGCTATACGAGTACCTTAGCAAGTGGGAGGCGAAACTACGCAACGGCGAAGTAGACCTACACCCGATAGACTACTGGCTGGCCATACAGGCTATAAACAACTTCAAGAACATACTCTCAAAACGCAACGAGAAGATAGCAAAGTTCAGCACCCTAGAATACCTATACAGGCTGGCTAAGAACGACCCCAAGGTCTACAACGAGGTTGGCAAGGGATTCGTAGAGGAGTTCAAGCACCTCTTCAAAGCCATACACGGGACAGCCAAGTTCTCAATGGGCTGGCTAGGCGAGAAGTTCGGCGGGGAGGAGCCCATACTAGAGTTCCTCCAGTCCAGGGGGCTCAAGGCAGCAAAGCTGAGGTCAAACTACCTCGACAAGGTCGGGAAGTTCGTCCTAGACTACGTAGAGAGGTATAGGTCAGGGCTCGACCCGAAGGTCATAGAGGAGCGCAAGAAGAACAGGCAGAAGATACTAGACTACCTCGGCGCCACGCTAGACGACTGGTACTTCTACCCCTGGCAGTTCAGGAACATATTCAAGAACATGAAACACCTGGAGATGCTCAAGGAGCTAGTCCCGCTCACAGAGGAGGACATAGAGAACATCAAGACGGCGCTAGAGAACAGGATACCCTTCGGCATAACACCCTACTACCTGAGCCTCTTCGACTTCACAAGAGCCGACAGGAAGTACGACCCCGTAGTCAGGAGCCAAGTCATACCCCCACGCTGGTACGTGGAGGTCATGGCCAAGCACAAGAGAGACCGCCGCTTCGTATTCGACTTCATGAGAGAGGGAGACACCTCACCCCACGACCTGATAACCAGGAGATACCCGCTGGTGGCTATAATCAAGGTGGCCGACACCTGCCCGCAGATATGCGTCTACTGCCAGAGGAACTGGGAGATCGAGTCAGCCCTCTTCCCCGAGGGCATACTGAACATGAGGAGGATAGAGAGGGCCATAGAGTGGATGGCACAGCACGAGACGATCATCGACGTGCTCCTAACCGGCGGCGAGCCAATGATACTGGGCGACAAGAGGCTAGAGAGGATACTAGACAAGCTATCCGAGGTAGACCACATCAAGAACATAAGGATAGGCAGCAGGATCCTCGTAACAGTCCCGATGAGGATAACCGACGAGACCGCAGAGCTACTTGGAAGCTACATCGAGCCCGGCAAGAGGAACCTAGCATTCGTAACACACTTCGAGGGCGCAGAAGAGGTAACACCAGAGGTAGCGGAGGCCGTGAAGAAGCTCAGGAAGAACGGAGTATACGTGTACAACCAGCAGGTATTCAGGTTCTGGACCAGCAGGAGGTTCCAGTACGTCGCGCTGAGGATAGCCCTCAAGAAGGTGGGCATCGACCCGTACTACAACTTCTACCCCAAGGGCAAGTTCGAGCAGAAGGACTTCCTAGTACCGATAGCCAGGATAATGCAGGAGAGGAAGGAGGAGGCCAGGCTACTGCCCGGAATCTTCAGGACCGACGAGCCGGTCTTCAACGTTCCAGCGCTCGGCAAGAACCACATAAGGGCCTGGCAGGACCGCGAGCTGATCGCAGTAACACCCAAGTACGGCAACAGAGTCTACCTATGGCACCCGTGGGAGAAGGGCATAGCCCCAATCACTCCATGGCCATACATCGACGTGCCGATATACGACTACCTGAAGAGGCTCGAAGAGGCGGGGGAGGACCCGAAGGAGTACGAGACCATCTGGTACTACTACTAG
- the ubiA gene encoding putative 4-hydroxybenzoate polyprenyltransferase yields the protein MEEPVEAGSWDPGSVKGGSKLGIVMRLIRIEHTLFSLPFAYAGAILSGYPLSWREALLIFTAVLGLRSSAMAYNNIADLPIDRLNPRSSKRPLVTGALSIREAYLVVVAGSLLYYLSAALLNKYALLYSPILWLLAHTYPYAKRIHSYPHYHLGLVLGFTVFGGAVAVAGSQPGADNWMVLRSVPWIYLVAVTLWVAGFDIYYSVLDYDFDKSHGIGSVPAKHGKQRAMLIGLATHLAASALLLAGVAMYWGTTGWFTLTMTLAAIAIMLYGDVKCLRDENYIPRAFNQNLAVGILISLGIILDYALHALAH from the coding sequence TTGGAGGAGCCGGTAGAGGCTGGGAGCTGGGACCCGGGGAGCGTAAAGGGAGGGAGCAAGCTAGGCATAGTCATGAGGCTCATAAGGATAGAGCACACACTCTTCAGCCTGCCCTTCGCATATGCAGGGGCAATACTATCGGGCTACCCACTGTCCTGGAGGGAGGCGCTCCTCATATTCACAGCGGTGCTAGGCCTAAGGAGCTCTGCAATGGCCTACAACAACATAGCAGACCTGCCAATAGACCGGCTAAACCCCCGTAGCTCCAAGAGGCCCCTAGTAACGGGGGCGTTGAGCATAAGGGAAGCCTACCTGGTAGTAGTAGCTGGCTCCCTCCTCTACTATCTAAGCGCCGCGCTACTCAACAAGTACGCGCTACTCTACAGCCCCATACTATGGCTACTAGCCCACACGTACCCCTACGCCAAGAGGATACACAGCTACCCCCACTACCACCTGGGGCTGGTTCTGGGCTTCACCGTATTCGGCGGGGCAGTCGCCGTGGCAGGGAGCCAGCCGGGCGCGGACAACTGGATGGTGCTGAGGAGCGTCCCATGGATATACCTTGTAGCGGTCACCCTATGGGTCGCGGGCTTCGATATATACTACAGCGTGCTGGACTACGACTTCGACAAGAGCCACGGGATAGGCAGTGTACCGGCCAAGCACGGCAAGCAGAGGGCCATGCTCATAGGCCTCGCAACCCACCTAGCCGCCTCGGCGCTACTCCTAGCAGGGGTAGCCATGTACTGGGGCACGACCGGGTGGTTCACTCTCACGATGACCCTGGCGGCGATCGCCATAATGTTATACGGAGACGTCAAGTGCCTCCGGGACGAAAACTACATCCCGAGGGCCTTCAACCAGAACCTGGCCGTGGGAATCCTCATATCACTAGGGATAATACTAGACTACGCGTTACACGCCCTGGCCCACTAG
- a CDS encoding APC family permease — MGGKEKMGLVEATAMAVGIIIGSSIFSLIGVGARIAGRDLPLAFALSSLAAAFVAYNYAKLGSTYVSNAGPIEFILRGLGDNLYTGVASFMLWFIYVSSVSLFAKTFAAYFLALTGYPLSPANMAVVESIVIAFFVALNFKGSKTVGMAETAIVAVKIGILLLFVVAGLFTINPGYLAPDLSVNGLKGALYAATLFFLSYTGFGLVTNASEDIRDPRRNVPRAIYLSLVIVTLIYIGVSIVAVGNMPIDELVSAEEYALAKAAEPFLGNLGFTLVSIGALVSVSSAINASIYGGANVAYSLAKKGELPPIFERKTWFNEPEGLYITALLGLAMAVALNLEGVAAVTSSSFIIIYMGVILAHYKLADETRGSRPIILLSFIIVASILAILLYSQYRNNPSSFYAIILSYAVAAIGEYLYRGRTRRSFKRRLQYWESQGSGESRY; from the coding sequence ATGGGTGGCAAGGAGAAGATGGGGCTGGTGGAGGCCACGGCTATGGCCGTCGGCATAATAATCGGGTCCAGTATATTCTCGCTGATAGGGGTAGGGGCTAGGATCGCTGGAAGGGACCTGCCACTGGCCTTCGCGTTATCCTCCCTGGCAGCGGCTTTCGTCGCCTACAACTATGCGAAGCTGGGGAGCACCTATGTCTCGAACGCCGGCCCCATAGAGTTTATACTGAGGGGCCTCGGCGACAACCTATATACGGGCGTTGCATCCTTCATGCTGTGGTTCATATACGTCTCATCGGTATCCCTCTTCGCGAAGACCTTCGCAGCCTACTTCCTAGCCCTGACGGGATACCCGTTATCCCCTGCCAACATGGCCGTCGTCGAGTCAATCGTCATAGCGTTCTTCGTAGCCCTAAACTTCAAAGGGTCGAAGACCGTGGGCATGGCTGAGACGGCTATCGTCGCTGTGAAGATCGGCATACTACTGTTGTTCGTGGTAGCCGGGCTGTTCACGATCAATCCAGGCTACCTGGCACCAGACCTGTCGGTGAACGGGTTGAAGGGCGCACTATACGCGGCCACACTATTCTTCCTGAGCTACACGGGGTTCGGACTCGTAACCAACGCGTCCGAGGACATAAGGGATCCCAGGAGGAACGTCCCGAGGGCCATCTACCTGAGCCTGGTAATAGTAACCCTAATCTACATAGGCGTCTCTATCGTGGCGGTGGGCAACATGCCTATAGACGAGCTGGTTAGTGCAGAGGAATACGCGCTGGCCAAGGCGGCAGAGCCATTCCTAGGCAACCTGGGGTTCACCCTCGTATCCATAGGAGCCCTGGTATCGGTTAGCAGCGCAATCAATGCCAGCATATACGGGGGCGCCAACGTGGCATACTCCCTGGCCAAGAAGGGCGAGCTACCGCCGATCTTCGAGAGGAAGACCTGGTTCAACGAGCCCGAGGGCCTCTACATAACAGCCCTGCTAGGCCTGGCCATGGCCGTTGCATTGAACCTGGAGGGGGTAGCGGCCGTCACGAGCTCCTCGTTCATAATAATATACATGGGGGTCATACTGGCCCACTACAAGCTAGCCGACGAGACCAGGGGCTCAAGGCCAATCATACTCCTGAGCTTCATCATAGTGGCCTCTATACTGGCCATACTCCTCTACAGCCAGTACAGGAACAACCCCTCAAGCTTCTACGCTATAATCCTAAGCTACGCGGTAGCCGCTATAGGCGAGTACCTCTACAGGGGGAGGACGCGGAGATCCTTCAAGAGGAGACTCCAGTACTGGGAGTCCCAAGGCAGCGGGGAATCACGATATTAA
- a CDS encoding SCP2 sterol-binding domain-containing protein encodes MDWAHRLCDAASRDEYLREIGKGFTEVIGVIVVMSDGSRSALLFNVVDGRCSGVREAGVDEALREADIALEASLDTWLSMLRWRLTPTRALFTGKLRVVKGSRLLIFSRPIAHYQLLYLASRIE; translated from the coding sequence TTGGATTGGGCGCACAGGCTCTGTGACGCGGCGTCTAGGGACGAGTACTTGCGCGAGATAGGCAAAGGGTTCACCGAGGTGATCGGCGTCATCGTTGTGATGAGCGACGGGTCTAGGAGTGCCCTGTTGTTCAACGTGGTCGATGGGAGGTGTAGTGGTGTTAGGGAGGCGGGCGTGGATGAGGCCTTGAGGGAGGCGGACATCGCGCTTGAGGCCTCCCTGGATACCTGGCTCTCTATGCTCAGGTGGCGACTCACCCCTACTAGAGCGTTGTTCACGGGGAAGCTGAGGGTGGTTAAGGGCAGTAGACTCTTGATATTCTCCAGGCCCATCGCCCATTACCAGCTACTCTACCTGGCTTCAAGGATAGAGTAG